ATTAGACGGCGCCAGTAAGGCGTTTATTAGAGAATGTGTCTCCGACATGGTGACCGACCAATATACTGGTGACCACACCAATGTGGTCGATGAAGGAGACTCGGATGGAGGTTGCTTTGAACAGCAAGAGGCCATCAAGGTCCACTTGAAGGAAACTATACCAGACAAGATTAGAGAACAAGGAGCCAACTCCGACATGGAGAAGGCATTACTTTACGCAGCAGAAAATGACTTATTCAGAGTAAGATTTATGACAGACGGTACATACAGAATTATCTACTCACAAACCGGAGGcaaattttccaatatGTTTCCAAATTTAGACACAAATGCCCCCCTAGTAAAGAAAATAGAGATATCGTACCACCGGAACAAAGGAGGTAACGACTGAAGTAGAAggagaaaagaaatagaaaaagaaatagaaatagaaaaaaataaccaaCAGCACCTGGAAAAGGATAGGAAAGTTACTTCAAAGTAACTGGAAGACCATGTGCGGAAACATAAGTTTTAACCAAATCCGGGGCGGTTCTCAGCAACGCTGATGCATTATACTAAACAATTTTGCCGTCAGGATGAGTTGTTGTGGGAGCATGGCGAGCAGCTAATCTAAATCCACGACCGACCTTGCGATGACCCACGATAGCAACAACATCGACAAGAATAGACCCATCTTTGTAACGTTTTCAAGCAACTGGTTCGGAGGGGGCCACAAGATAATTAGAGGGGACCGTTTTCTTTAACCTGAGTTGTGAAATGTGAAAAGTAGGATCACCTCTATAGGACGATGGCATTTCTAAAGTATAATTGACTAACCCACTTTTAGAGAGGATTGTAAAAGGTCCAGAAAATTTAGTCCGTAATTTGGGAACAAACACTGAGTCGTGGCCATCAGGATGGCTATTGAGAAAACGgttatcaacaaaaacttCAGAGCCAATCTCATATTCAACATCTGTATGTTTGGCATCATAATACTTTTTGGCAAGTTGAAATGCGGCCGCATGAGCAGCTACCGCGGCATTCGTGTAGCGAGCAAGCAGCTGTGTAATATCTAAGGCTTGACGAGAAAGAGATTCCTGGTTGTTTGGAAATAACATAGCATCTGGAGACTTAGGAACATACCCAAGGTCCACTTCAAATGGACTTTTGTGATCTAAACTAGTCAGTGGTTGGGAGTTAAGCACATATTCAGCAATGTGAATTAACATAGGCCATTGGGAATTGTCCGTAATATATAAGCGTAAGTAtgtttcaatcaatttattccGATTTTCGACCCGGCCGTTGGCTTGCTGGTGCATAGCTACTGTTAGACGGGAACGCACGTTAAGACCTTTGAACACcgattgaaaaaaaatcactTCCAAACTGGGGCCCACGGTCCGCAGTAATGGACTGTGGTAACCCGTGATATGGAAAGTATTTGGTCATAAACAAGGTA
This is a stretch of genomic DNA from Candida dubliniensis CD36 chromosome 1, complete sequence. It encodes these proteins:
- a CDS encoding retrotransposon protein (fragment), putative (transposable element) produces the protein MHQQANGRVENRNKLIETYLRLYITDNSQWPMLIHIAEYVLNSQPSTSLDHKSPFEVDLGYVPKSPDAMLFPNNQESLSRQALDITQSLARYTNAAVAAHAAAFQLAKKYYDAKHTDVEYEIGSEVFVDNRFLNSHPDGHDSVFVPKLRTKFSGPFTILSKSGLVNYTLEMPSSYRGDPTFHISQLRLKKTVPSNYLVAPSEPVA
- a CDS encoding transposable element protein, putative (transposable element), which produces MEPHADTDRELEELENMVTYVKNIGASQWPAMLNRLDGASKAFIRECVSDMVTDQYTGDHTNVVDEGDSDGGCFEQQEAIKVHLKETIPDKIREQGANSDMEKALLYAAENDLFRVRFMTDGTYRIIYSQTGGKFSNMFPNLDTNAPLVKKIEISYHRNKGGND